The genomic window GCTGATCAGTGTCTCTTGGCGGCTAAAGCAGCTGGACGAAACCAAGTCATTGGCTGGGAACAATACTCCCAAGTCTCCAACCTGGAAGCAGTTTCATAGGGGTATAGGGGTATAGGGGTATAGGGGGAAAGTGAGGAAGAATTCTAAACCCTTACACCCTTACACCCTTACACCCTTACACCCTTACACCCTTACACCCTTACACCCCTTTCACAATCGCATTTTGGCAATCTGTAACTGTACCGCGTTGTCCCATAACTTGGACTAAAGCTTTGTAACTGGACAAATTTTCTTGTAAGAGAGTTTTCGCTTGTAGGGCGTGAAATCTTTGTTTCTGCTGATAGGCTGACGCTGAAAAACCTAAAATCTTTAAAACACTAGCTAATTTACTCTGATCATCAGCACCACCTTCAGCCCGATCAAAGACTAAGTTTTCAGCTGCAATACCCGCCATCCAAACAGTGCAGTAACGATCCACCATTTGGGTACTAATTGTACCTTTCTCTAACTGCAAAGCTAATTCTTGGTCATCAAAAGTCACCCCACCTTGGCCAGATTGACCTTTTTTCCATGCTTCCCACGCGCTGAGAGTATAACCTGTGACGGGAATCCCCAAAAGGTGGGCGACGAGGAAATGTCCAGCTTCATGGTGAATAATGCGATCGCGGTGTTGTGGAGAAAATCGCGCAATCCAATCTAAAACAATCGTCCCCCCCTTACCTTGCAAGCTGAAACTATCAACTGTGGCTATACCCAAAATAGTGAAAGTAGCGATCGCTGGGATGGTAGGGGATAAGTTAATTAACGGCCCCAACAATGTCGATAGCGTTATCAGAAAAACAGATATAGCAACTAGATTGAGGGCAGTTTGGCTCATATTCGTAATTCGTAATGAAACGCGATTTTAAGTATTTTGTGCTTAATCTTCCTTAATTATATTGTTAAATGCTCAATGCTAGAAATGAGAAAGGAGCATGAAATAGTTGAACGATGATGAAAACACGGGTAGAGTCGCAGGGTGAGAATCCTAGAGATTGGTTATGGCCGTTCTGGCCGGCTTTGCCACTTTATCCCTACGGTAGAAGGCGGACGCTTTGCCGAGAAGTAGTTAAAGACAAAATTTGGACATTTGACCAGTTGCACGGCATCCTCTACACCATAGTCCCCATTCGGATGACTGTGATCAAGCTAGAAGCAGGTGGTTTGTTGGTTTATGCACCTGTGGCAGCAACTCCAGAGTGTGTCAAACTTGTTAGAGATTTGGTAGCCCAGCACGGAGAAGTTAAGTATATTATTCTGCCAACTAGTTCAGGTTTAGAACATAAAGTCTTTGTTGGCCCCTTTGCTAGATGCTTTCCCCAAGCCCAGGTATTTGTTGCCCCCCATCAGTGGAGTTTCCCCTTTAATCTGCCTCTGAGTTGGTTAGGGTTTCCGCCAAAGCGCACCCAGGTACTACCAGAAGATAGTAGCCAAGTTCCTTTTGCTGATGAGTTGGACTATGCAATTTTAGACATTAACTTAGGACGAGGCTCGTTTGTAGAAGTGGCGATGTTCCATAAGCGATCGCGGACTCTACTTGTAACTGATATAGTTTTATCCGTATCAGAAGATCCACCAGACATCAGCCAATTAGACCCCTACCCTTTGCTATTCCACGCCAGAGAACACGCACACCAAGTAATTGCAGATAACGCCACCAACCGCCGCCAAGGGTGGCAGCGCATTTGTTTATTTGCCATTTACTTTCGTCCCAGTGCGCTGCAAATTACTAGACTGGGGGATATGTTACGTGATGCAATGCAAGCACCAGATCACTCACCAAAGGCGTACTTGGGCTTATTTCCATTTCACTGGCAAGAAAATTGGCAGCAGTCATTTACAGCACTGCGAGGTAATGGCAGACCATTTGTAGCCCCCATTTTACAAACCCTAATTCTTCCCCAAGCACCAACCCAGGTACTCAACTGGGCGAATCAAGTCGCAAAATGGGACTTTCAGCAAATTATTGCCTGTCATTTTGATGCACCCTTTGCAGCTAGTCCCGATGAATTCCGTCAAGCATTTGCTTTTTTGGAGAAAAACCCCTCTAACTTCAGTAACCAACCTCTACTAGAAACAGATATGCAATTCATCAAAGAATTAGAAAGCAATCTAGTGCAGCGAGGTATCGCCACACCAGCTAAAACTCAGGTGTAGAAAATTGGGAAGGGACATTAGACTGACTCTCTCCTCTTTCACCTGTCACCTATCCCCTAGGGAACACCAAAAAATAAATTATCCGCAATTGATGGTTGGGTAGGGTGCGTCAGTATGAATAATTTCTGAGTATAGTTAGGTTCTATCGCACTGACGCACCCTACAGTTTGGATATTTTTTTATCTGGAAGTCCCCTATCCTCTGTCACCTGTCACCTGTCACCTGTCCCCTATCCCCTATACTCTTCCCGCGTATTGATATCCAATAATACAGCCGGATCATCAAAAGCAACTTTGTTAATTACGCTGTGAAATTCTTGGATAATGTGACGTAAACCTAGAGTTTCCTCGCGAATATTTGCTAAGTGCGATCGCATTTGATGAGCAAACAATATAGGATGCCCCATTTTATTTTGATATATGGGTGCAGTAATTAAGGCTGAATTTTCTTGATGTGCTTGTAATAGTTGTTGATAAATCTTTGCTTCTCTGGGTTGGTCAACTGCGGAAATTGCTAAAATTTTAAAATTGTAGGGAATATGTTCTAACCCTGTCAAAATAGAAGTTGTTTTCCCAGCATGACTATGAGGATTAATCACCGTTAAACTACCAACAAGACAATCCTTTTGTCGGTCAATATTATGTAAACCTAACACTACCACAGGAGTAAAGCCGATACTTAACCACTGTTCTAGTTGATAAGTTAATAAAGTTAGACCTGCACCCCAAGGTAGTGAGGCTTTGCAGATTCCCATACGAGTAGATTTACCCGCCGCTAAAATGAGAGCAAAGTTTGTCAATTTCCTCTTAATGCTGGAGGGAAGTTTCTGAGCGGAAGTAAGTCCGACCGCTCAGGCTTCTGATTTATTTTTAACTTAGCGGATGCGGGGTTTCACAACAGGTCTTGATAAGTTCTGTTGTTCTAGTGTTCGAGGAGTAGGCGAAGGCGATCGCTCTTGCTGGTCTTCCTCAAAAGACATCCCTTCCCTTCCTGGAGTGGTGTTGCCGTAGATATCCAGGTAAACTGATTGTTGAGACAGTCCTGCCGCAGCTGCAATCACTGTCCGAATAGCCTGAATATTCCGTCCACCTCGGCCAAAGACTTTCCCTTTGTCGGTACTGTCAAAGGCAATGCGAATCCAAACCCGTTTGAGAGCTTGAGAAATTTCACAATCAACACTTAAAGACTCTGGAGATTCTAAAAATGGCTGCATCAAAAACTTTACTAGCCCAACATAGTTAGGGCTAGCTGTTGCTGCTGTGGGATTATGATTCGGTTGTAACACTGACCTGTTCAAAGACATTGGCTTTTCTTAAGATGCTACGGACGGTGTCAGTGGGTTGTGCGCCTTGTTGTAGTCGCTTGACGATGCCGGGAACATCCAATCGGACTTCATCGGTTCTAGGGTTGTAGAATCCCAGTTCTTCTAAAGGACGACCATCGCGGCGAGAGAGACTATTCATAGCGACAATGCGGTAGCTCGCTTCCCGCTTTTTACCGTATCGCTTCAAGCGCAATTTGATCATGGTTGAAGAATTATTCTCCTGTTTGTGGATAATTTCAGGAAGCACCTATTTTGAATTCAGAACTTCCTAATACTGAAATGCTAATTTTAGCACTTGCCCAAGGTTTACCGCTATGAGTCTAGGGAGAAATATAAAACCAATTCGCAATTCGCAATGGACTAACGTCCCGCTCCGCTAACGCAATTCGCAATTAATTCAGCCACCCACAAGGGGTGGGGTTTTTACCTGCCTTCTCTACGTTCCCTGCGGGACGCTACGCGAACGCGGAGCGTGTCGTAGACAGAGGCTGCGCCAAGGGAAACAAGGCTTTTTTCTCTACGAGACGCTAACGCGAACGCCCACCAGGGGCGTTCGCGGAGCGGGACGTTCGCGTCAGCGTCTCGGAGAGAAGTACGGTATTAAACCTAACTTTTTCCGATAAATTCAAAATTCAAAATTCAAAATTGTACTCTTCCGCAGTTCGCGGTAGCGTTGCGTAGCAAAGCAAGCTACGCGCTAGCGTCACGCAGTGAATAACCTCTGTAACCTGTAACCTGTAACCTGTCACCTGTCACCTGTAACCTGTCACCTACCTTACAAATTCCCAAACCCTTTTTTCTTCTTATCTTTGGGTTTTTTCTTCTTAGTGCCAGCACCACTATTGTAACCGCGCCAACCGGGGGCTGAGGGGCGATCGGTCATACCGCCACCGCCAAACATTCCTGACATTCCCGGCATTCCTGGCATTCCTGGCATTCCGGGGAAGCGACCTTGACCCATTTGCTGCATGAGCGATCGCATTTTTTGGAAATCTGCTACCAGTTTACTTACATCTGATTCTCTGTAGCCTGAACCACCGGCAATCCGCCGCCGCCGGCTGGGTGAACTAGCTAATAAATCAGGGTCGCGGCGTTCTTGCATGGTCATGGAATTAATCATGGCTTCACAGCGTTTCAGCTGGGTTTCACCCTGTTTGAGCTGATCATCTGAAAGTTTGCCCATCCCTGGAATCATCTTCATGATTCCACCCAGAGAACCCATGTTCTTTAACAGGCGCAGTTGCTTAACAAAATCTGTAAAGTCGAATTTTGCTGACAGGATTTTCTCCTGCATTTGTTCAGCATCGGCCAGGTCAATTTCTTCCTGAGCTTTTTCTACTAAGGTGAGAACGTCACCCATACCGAGAATCCGTGAAGCCATGCGGTCTGGGTAAAAAGGTTGTAAGGCTTCGACTTTTTCACCCACACCCACAAATTTAATTGGCGCACCGGAAATTTGCCGCACTGACAAGGCCGCACCACCACGGCTATCACCGTCCATCTTGGTGAGAATTGCCCCAGTAATGCCGATTTGCTCATGGAAGGTGCGGGTTAGGTTAGCAGCTTCTTGACCCGTCATCGCATCCACTACTAACAGAGTTTCGTGGGGTTGGACGGTGGCTTTGATGCGGGCTAATTCCGCCATCATGTCTTGGTCAATTTGCAGACGACCAGCCGTATCAATAATTACCGTGTTTACGCCTTCAGCCTTGGCGCGTTCAACGCCTTGGCGGGCAATTTCTACGGGGTCTGCATCGCTTCCCAGTTCAAAAACTGGTACATCAATTTGTTTACCCAGGGTGATTAACTGGTCAATAGCGGCGGGACGATACACGTCTGTAGCTACTAACAAACAACTGCGATCTAATTTTCGTAAATGTAAGGCTAACTTAGCTGTGGCTGTGGTTTTACCAGTACCTTGTAAACCAGCCATCAAAACTACAGTTGGTTTTTGTTCAACTTCTGCGAGGGGGACATTTTCCTCACCCATCACCTGCACTAGCTCATCGTAAACAATTTTGATGAACTGCTGGTCAGGTCGCACACCACTAATAACTTCGGCCCCCTGCGCCTTGGCTTCAACTTCGCTAATAAAATCTTTGACTACTTGGAGGTTGACATCTGCTTCCAACAGGGCGCGGCGCACTTCCCGCAAAGCATCTTGGATATTAGATTCAGAAATTTTATCTTGTCCGCGTAGTTTCTTCCAGGCGGATTCTAAACGGTCAGCTAATGCGTCAAACATATCTTAGTTACAGTTATTGAGCCGATGGGGATGTCCGAATCACTGATCAGTGCGATTCAGCAAATTTCAATTTTTAATGTGCTATCTACCAGCTTAGTAGTTTTTTACCCGACTTGGAATGGGGGATGAGTGACAAATCAAGTCAAGTCGCTTCGCTCCAATTCAAAATTCAAAATTCAAAATTCAAAATTAAATACCCCACGGATAAATCCGGGGGCTTGAATTAATGCTGTTTCACTTTTTTCTTCTCCATAAATAAATTTAGGGGCTTGTATCCTTTTTTCTTTGGTCAAAAGTCAAAAGTCAAAATTAAATAACTGGGGACTGGGGACTGGGGACTGGGGAGAGTAACTAATGACTATTGAGGAAGTCTTCTACAGCATTGGCTTGAGTTGGTAACTCAAGGGTTAAAACTTCGCTACTATCATCTGTAACTAAAACATCATCCTCAATGCGGATTCCTCGGACATCGGCAAATTGTGATAAACGTTCCCAATTGACTATATTTTGATATTTTTCGCGGTTATTTGCATCATTTAAAATTGCTGGCACTTGATAAAAACCGGGTTCAATAGTGACTAACATACCTGATTTTAAGGGACGATTTAAACGTAAGTAGCCTAAGCCAAAGCGATCGCTTCTTTTTCTTCCTGCTTCATACCCTGCTAAATCCCCCAAATCTTCCATATCATGGACATCTAAACCCAGTAAATGCCCGATACCGTGGGGAAAAAACAGCGTATGGGCATCCATATCTACTAAATCTTCGGGATTACCCTGTAAAATACCTAAATTTACTAAACCTTCGGCGATGACTGTGGCTGCTAACAGATGAAGATCCTGATATTCTACACCGGGGCTAATTGTAGCGATGCAAGCATCATGAGCCGCCAATACAATATCATAAACGTCCCGTTGCGTAGGTGAAAATTTACCAGAAACAGGCCAAGTCCGGGTGATATCAGCAGCCCAACCCATTGGAGTTTCTGCACCGACATCAGCTAAGAGTAAATCACCTGGTTGCAAAGGATGGTGATATGCCTCGTTATGCAAAACTTCGCCGTGAACAGTGACAATGCTGTTGTAGGAGGTCGTCATATTATGGGCAATGATTACCCCTTCCATTGCGGCGCGGACTGCTGCTTCTAGTTTGGCTTTGGGTGTGGCGGACATCCCGGCTTTGTGTGCCTCAACGCTCACAGCAGCAGCTTTGCGTAACTCAATTAATGCGCCGGTATCGTGGGTGAGACGTAAAGTAGCGATCGCTTTTGCTAATTCCTGGTCTAATCCCTCAAGATGAGAGGGTGAAGATATTTCTCTTTGCAGAATTTGTGACTGTATCAAGGTAGTTCGATAATTCTGCACGGGAATTGATGCTGCATCCCTACCTCGATGCTTCAATTCCGACATGGTTCTGGCAACATCAGCACCAATTGCGGCGGCGATTTCCTCCCGTTTGGGCATTTCTCCATGCCAGAGTGCGCTACTAGGTTCGGGGTTGTCCATGAACAGTTCTAGCTTCCCAGATTCTAGACGAATCGCTGCATTGGGTAAAGGCAATCCCGCAAAATACAGGAAATGACTGCTAGCACGAAATGGAAAGGCATTAGCAGGAAAGTTGCGGGGGTTGCTGTAACCTGACCAGAGAATTACCGGAAAATTAATCAAACTGGCTAGTCTTTGCCGTCGATGCAGTAGAGTTTCAGCGAGGGAACTAGAACTGTTGTGGATCACCATAAATCAAAACTCAAACAACCTCTAGTTTCTATCTTCTTGTTGGGTATCTTGTTCTTCCTCATCGGCCTCATCTTCTACATCAGCCTCATCTTCATCTGGTTCTGTCTCGGTTGGCGATGTTTCAGACTCTATTGTTGGTCGTTCTACTTGAGGCGGAGATGCTTGTTTGCTAATATCGCAACTGACTAAACCTAATAAAACTAACCCCATAGAAATAGTAGCAAAAATATTTTTGCATATTTTTACTTTCCAGTTTGCTGCTTGATTGAACATAGTGTATTCATTCCTAAATACTTCCAGTTGAGATTTTTGCTTGACTTTGAACTTCTCTAGGTTCTTCTTGTAGTTTTCCCCACATTTACCAGACTATTCGCACATAAAATACCAGAAGCAGCCACCGCCGGCACACCGATTCCTGGTAAAGTGC from Nostoc sp. UHCC 0870 includes these protein-coding regions:
- a CDS encoding ATP-dependent Zn protease, which produces MSQTALNLVAISVFLITLSTLLGPLINLSPTIPAIATFTILGIATVDSFSLQGKGGTIVLDWIARFSPQHRDRIIHHEAGHFLVAHLLGIPVTGYTLSAWEAWKKGQSGQGGVTFDDQELALQLEKGTISTQMVDRYCTVWMAGIAAENLVFDRAEGGADDQSKLASVLKILGFSASAYQQKQRFHALQAKTLLQENLSSYKALVQVMGQRGTVTDCQNAIVKGV
- a CDS encoding DUF4336 domain-containing protein yields the protein MMKTRVESQGENPRDWLWPFWPALPLYPYGRRRTLCREVVKDKIWTFDQLHGILYTIVPIRMTVIKLEAGGLLVYAPVAATPECVKLVRDLVAQHGEVKYIILPTSSGLEHKVFVGPFARCFPQAQVFVAPHQWSFPFNLPLSWLGFPPKRTQVLPEDSSQVPFADELDYAILDINLGRGSFVEVAMFHKRSRTLLVTDIVLSVSEDPPDISQLDPYPLLFHAREHAHQVIADNATNRRQGWQRICLFAIYFRPSALQITRLGDMLRDAMQAPDHSPKAYLGLFPFHWQENWQQSFTALRGNGRPFVAPILQTLILPQAPTQVLNWANQVAKWDFQQIIACHFDAPFAASPDEFRQAFAFLEKNPSNFSNQPLLETDMQFIKELESNLVQRGIATPAKTQV
- a CDS encoding nucleotidyltransferase family protein, producing the protein MTNFALILAAGKSTRMGICKASLPWGAGLTLLTYQLEQWLSIGFTPVVVLGLHNIDRQKDCLVGSLTVINPHSHAGKTTSILTGLEHIPYNFKILAISAVDQPREAKIYQQLLQAHQENSALITAPIYQNKMGHPILFAHQMRSHLANIREETLGLRHIIQEFHSVINKVAFDDPAVLLDINTREEYRG
- a CDS encoding KH domain-containing protein, whose protein sequence is MSLNRSVLQPNHNPTAATASPNYVGLVKFLMQPFLESPESLSVDCEISQALKRVWIRIAFDSTDKGKVFGRGGRNIQAIRTVIAAAAGLSQQSVYLDIYGNTTPGREGMSFEEDQQERSPSPTPRTLEQQNLSRPVVKPRIR
- the rpsP gene encoding 30S ribosomal protein S16 encodes the protein MIKLRLKRYGKKREASYRIVAMNSLSRRDGRPLEELGFYNPRTDEVRLDVPGIVKRLQQGAQPTDTVRSILRKANVFEQVSVTTES
- the ffh gene encoding signal recognition particle protein → MFDALADRLESAWKKLRGQDKISESNIQDALREVRRALLEADVNLQVVKDFISEVEAKAQGAEVISGVRPDQQFIKIVYDELVQVMGEENVPLAEVEQKPTVVLMAGLQGTGKTTATAKLALHLRKLDRSCLLVATDVYRPAAIDQLITLGKQIDVPVFELGSDADPVEIARQGVERAKAEGVNTVIIDTAGRLQIDQDMMAELARIKATVQPHETLLVVDAMTGQEAANLTRTFHEQIGITGAILTKMDGDSRGGAALSVRQISGAPIKFVGVGEKVEALQPFYPDRMASRILGMGDVLTLVEKAQEEIDLADAEQMQEKILSAKFDFTDFVKQLRLLKNMGSLGGIMKMIPGMGKLSDDQLKQGETQLKRCEAMINSMTMQERRDPDLLASSPSRRRRIAGGSGYRESDVSKLVADFQKMRSLMQQMGQGRFPGMPGMPGMPGMSGMFGGGGMTDRPSAPGWRGYNSGAGTKKKKPKDKKKKGFGNL
- a CDS encoding aminopeptidase P family protein, with translation MVIHNSSSSLAETLLHRRQRLASLINFPVILWSGYSNPRNFPANAFPFRASSHFLYFAGLPLPNAAIRLESGKLELFMDNPEPSSALWHGEMPKREEIAAAIGADVARTMSELKHRGRDAASIPVQNYRTTLIQSQILQREISSPSHLEGLDQELAKAIATLRLTHDTGALIELRKAAAVSVEAHKAGMSATPKAKLEAAVRAAMEGVIIAHNMTTSYNSIVTVHGEVLHNEAYHHPLQPGDLLLADVGAETPMGWAADITRTWPVSGKFSPTQRDVYDIVLAAHDACIATISPGVEYQDLHLLAATVIAEGLVNLGILQGNPEDLVDMDAHTLFFPHGIGHLLGLDVHDMEDLGDLAGYEAGRKRSDRFGLGYLRLNRPLKSGMLVTIEPGFYQVPAILNDANNREKYQNIVNWERLSQFADVRGIRIEDDVLVTDDSSEVLTLELPTQANAVEDFLNSH